DNA sequence from the Pedobacter sp. W3I1 genome:
GTGGATGTTTCCAATTGGCGCCTTTAACCCAGCGCCACCATTGCGAGGCATCATTTAAAGTGGTAACACTTTTAGGCTGATAGAAAACTAAAGACGCTGCAACAAAAACACTATCAGGTGGTTTTGGTGTACCTGCCGGAAGCTGTTTTTTCATTTCTTCCCAATCTGGTTTGCGCTCGGCCGTAGTCATATATCCGGTAGCATCAACAAACTTTTTAAAACTGGCATTGGTTACTTCGGTAGCATCCATCCAGAAAGAAGAAACTTTAACCTGATGTTGAGGGTATTCATCATCTCTACCTTCTTTATCAGAAGCGCCCATTGCAAATTCGCCTGCTGGAATTAAAATCATGCCTTCATGACTCACTTTACTATTGGAGGCGAAACTTGAAGAATCTTTTACCGCACCAAACCGGCTAGGCATATTTTTTTCGCATGAGGCTAAAGAATCTTGTCTGTGTTTAGCCTTTTCTTCTTCTTTAGCATGATTAGATTGACAAGAAAGTATGAAGAGCAGCGGCAAAAAAAACAAAGCAGAAAGAAATCTATACATGATGGAGATTAAATTGGGTGCGATAAAAATATCAATTAAGTTTAAAAAAGAGAAGCTAAATAATTAATTCGCCTATAAATCAATACACTAACACGTTTCGCAATTTTTTATTTGCAGGAAACACTCCATAACCCTATATTTGCACCACTTTAAAGGAAACGGATAACGTTTTTAAACAAAGTAGATTCCGTAGCTCAGCTGGTAGAGCATTACACTTTTAATGTAGTGGTCCTGGGTTCGAATCCCAGCGGGATCACAAGAAACCTCACAGAAATGTGAGGTTTTTTTGTTTTATTCCGGCTGGGATTCGAATAGAAGCGCCGGCCTGGGTTCGATTTGTAAAAGGCTCAGGGCCGATATCGCCTACGTCCGTTCAAACTATCGACAGATACGATTAATAGGTTGTATCATAAATTTGTCATCCTGAGCCTCCCGAAGAATCGGGACAAGTAGTCGAAGGACCTATTTAAATATTCTTTAAGGTGTTTCGACAAGCTCAACATGACAGCATCTCGGGCTGAATTGCCTTTATGATAACACAGATATGGGTAACATTCTTATTAATTTTACCCATATCCTGGATGCTCCACTAATTATTTTGTAATTTACTTTCAGTATAAATCTAACCTAAATTAAATGTTAAACCGTAGAAATTTCCTCAACTACGCTGCAACTGCAGTAGGAACCACTGCCCTGCTTTCTGCTTTAGACAATCCTGCCTATGCCCTTTTCAGTAAGACTATTGGCGCAAACGACCAAATCAATATTGGTGTAATAGGAATCAAAGGCATGGGATGGTCCGACCTCAAAGCGGCCCTCAAAGTACCGGGCGTAAACCTCACCGCCCTGTGCGACAGTGATGCCAACGTGCTTGATGAAAGGATGGCCGAATTAAAGTCGATGAATGTTGACGCCGCAAAAGTAAAAAGATATAAAGATTATGGTGCGCTGCTCGATAATAAAGATGTCGACGCCGTAATTATCGGCACACCCGATCACTGGCATGCCCTGATGATGATTCATGCAGTACAGGCAGGTAAAGATGTATATGTTGAAAAGCCGGTTGGCAACTCTATTGTCGAATGCAGTACCATGGTCAAAGCGCAGGAAAAATACAATAAGGTTGTGCAGGCAGGTCAATGGCAGCGCAGTCAGCAACATTTTAAAGATGCTGTCGATTTCGTAAAGAGCGGCCAGTTAGGAAATATCAGAACGGTAAAAGTATGGTGTTACCAGGGCTGGATGAAACCTGCTCCCATAGTGCCGGATACCTTACCTCCTGCAGGCGTTGATTATGCCATGTGGCTTGGGCCGGCGAATAAAAGAGCATTCAATGCCAGCAGATATCACTTCAATTTCCGCTGGTTCTGGGATTATGCCGGTGGCTTAATGACCGACTGGGGCGTGCATTTATTGGATTATGGCTTGCTGGGCATGAATTCACCAGTACCAAAAACCATATCCGCATTAGGTGGCCGCTTCGCCTATCCCGATCTGTATGAAGAAACGCCTGATACGCTCACTACCTTATATGAGTTTGACAAGTTCAATATGGTATGGGATTCTGCCATGGGCATCGATAACGGCTCTTATAACCGCAACCATGGGATTGCCTATATCGGTAACAATGGCACGCTGATCCTCAACAGGCAAGGCTGGGAAGTTATTGAAGAAAAGGTAAGCGGCAATAAAGTGAGCAAGCCCTTTGTTAAATCTTCAGATAATGGACTGGACAATCATATGGTCAATTTCTTTAGTGTTGTGAGATCCAGAAAAAAAGAAGAACTGAACTGCTCCATACAGGATGCTGCGCATGTAGCTACCGTTGCCCAAATGGGAAATCTTGCCTTCAGAAGCGGACAAAAATTATCATGGGACCATGCTAAACATCAGTTTACAGACCAGCAGATCAACGACAAATACCTGTTGGCCCAGTATCACAACGGTTACAGCTTACCTAAAGTTTAACGCTACAGTTTAAACAGATCAGGAGGTATACATTTCCCTCTATGATCAGCCAGTGGCTATCAAAATATATAAAACCCTGCAATCGCACGATTGGCAGGGTTTTTTTGCTTTTAGGGAATTGCCTATTCGTTAATTTTTCTTTTCAACTGACATACTTATCCAGTAAATTCCCATCTGTCCCCTGTTATCCATTGTTCCTTTT
Encoded proteins:
- a CDS encoding Gfo/Idh/MocA family protein, whose translation is MLNRRNFLNYAATAVGTTALLSALDNPAYALFSKTIGANDQINIGVIGIKGMGWSDLKAALKVPGVNLTALCDSDANVLDERMAELKSMNVDAAKVKRYKDYGALLDNKDVDAVIIGTPDHWHALMMIHAVQAGKDVYVEKPVGNSIVECSTMVKAQEKYNKVVQAGQWQRSQQHFKDAVDFVKSGQLGNIRTVKVWCYQGWMKPAPIVPDTLPPAGVDYAMWLGPANKRAFNASRYHFNFRWFWDYAGGLMTDWGVHLLDYGLLGMNSPVPKTISALGGRFAYPDLYEETPDTLTTLYEFDKFNMVWDSAMGIDNGSYNRNHGIAYIGNNGTLILNRQGWEVIEEKVSGNKVSKPFVKSSDNGLDNHMVNFFSVVRSRKKEELNCSIQDAAHVATVAQMGNLAFRSGQKLSWDHAKHQFTDQQINDKYLLAQYHNGYSLPKV